The Dendropsophus ebraccatus isolate aDenEbr1 chromosome 10, aDenEbr1.pat, whole genome shotgun sequence genome has a segment encoding these proteins:
- the NKPD1 gene encoding NTPase KAP family P-loop domain-containing protein 1 translates to MATKGKVTEDDIYCACLSKSLCQVATPVTVGLYAPFGGRVYMLLDRITKCMREEASRITEKEEKELEKKTVKPTGWGFLHLLWRLFFFCPIVTQRHLDRKCIQFIFVHFSAWQYAGSDRLWAGLVTTLCEEIRHHFGVLALCLFNVLGSKPKRNLECDVKEWTVRKTFCILLAVTIVLLIIGLILLVVPIYSNSDGGEEKVSTVFGSLATAVAGSGIAMTLFKLCKSVLISQKHKIERLVNSQKFSSQMGFMNEVKKEVELITDMVQFMEIFQKQQIRVVLQITSLELCAPDKVVGVLDAMNTLLSDRRSPFISILVVDPSIIVTCLENASSLKGMADNGYMFLNRTVTLPFSVPSLGKKTKLQLLKKAVQRTEDLIDWPCRNDANRGTKTGIAVPLKLLKEELIEDEEPEENMLPYQPAYCIQETFYALCSEREVLHEYIPDSICQMKRIVNAIPVMVHLMMLSKIPWGTMSSKSIAAWVLLCNQWPCRLSWILQCLEDEEQQGYSEGFDNCLLWDMFKKNSKELFSLKACLKNLLDLDGDPEIFQKFLSQDFPFTVEESRRLMKCTINLDYSIKYKMGLHRGINNLQNDWKTTIVENKTETIETLCIDNTIVKEVVEVQVTQCNNDSGEDTQAERTQCEKEVFCCRAEIHQEKGDGVPGIMQGIQSKLDREEQSVGDMSVEQNMLQENLENNDLSEMDSFITKDSPEEEGTPWTYNQLYQMQIKEYRERETVL, encoded by the coding sequence AATGCATGCGGGAGGAAGCATCACGTATAACAGAAAAGGAAGAGAAAGAGTTAGAGAAGAAAACAGTTAAGCCTACCGGATGGGGTTTCCTTCATCTACTTTGGCGCCTATTCTTCTTCTGCCCAATAGTAACACAGCGTCATTTAGATCGCAAATGTATTCAGTTCATATTTGTACACTTCAGCGCCTGGCAGTATGCAGGCAGCGACCGACTGTGGGCTGGCCTGGTCACCACTCTCTGTGAGGAAATACGGCATCACTTCGGAGTTCTTGCCCTCTGCTTATTTAACGTCTTGGGTTCCAAACCTAAAAGGAATCTAGAATGTGACGTCAAAGAGTGGACTGTCAGAAAGACTTTTTGCATTTTACTGGCAGTTACTATTGTGTTACTCATCATTGGGTTGATCCTACTAGTCGTACCAATCTACTCTAACAGCGATGGAGGGGAAGAGAAAGTCTCAACAGTTTTTGGAAGTTTGGCAACAGCAGTGGCTGGATCTGGAATTGCAATGACATTGTTCAAGCTGTGCAAAAGCGTCCTTATAAGCCAAAAGCATAAGATCGAGCGGCTAGTCAACAGCCAGAAATTCAGCTCCCAAATGGGTTTCATGAATGAGGTTAAAAAAGAAGTTGAACTGATAACTGATATGGTTCAATTCATGGAAATTTTCCAAAAACAGCAAATCCGAGTGGTTTTGCAGATCACCAGTCTGGAGCTTTGTGCGCCTGACAAAGTGGTTGGAGTACTGGATGCTATGAACACCTTGTTGTCTGACCGCAGATCTCCATTCATTTCTATACTGGTGGTCGACCCCAGCATTATTGTCACCTGTTTGGAGAACGCAAGTTCTCTCAAAGGTATGGCGGACAACGGCTACATGTTCCTCAATCGTACTGTAACTTTGCCTTTCTCCGTACCATCACTTGGCAAGAAAACAAAGCTGCAGCTTCTAAAAAAGGCTGTACAAAGGACTGAGGATCTCATCGACTGGCCCTGCAGGAATGATGCCAATCGGGGCACCAAAACGGGCATTGCAGTACCCTTGAAGCTTCTTAAAGAGGAGCTGATAGAAGATGAAGAACCAGAGGAGAACATGCTACCTTATCAACCAGCTTACTGCATCCAGGAAACGTTTTATGCCCTATGCAGTGAGCGTGAAGTTCTCCATGAATACATTCCTGACAGCATCTGTCAAATGAAACGAATTGTGAATGCTATCCCAGTTATGGTCCACCTGATGATGCTGAGCAAAATACCATGGGGGACAATGTCTTCGAAATCTATAGCAGCTTGGGTTCTTCTCTGCAATCAATGGCCTTGTAGACTAAGCTGGATCCTTCAATGTTTGGAGGATGAAGAACAACAGGGATATAGTGAAGGATTCGACAACTGTCTCCTCTGGGATATGTTTAAGAAAAACAGCAAAGAATTGTTTTCCTTGAAAGCTTGCCTCAAGAACCTTTTGGACTTGGACGGAGATCCAGAGATTTTCCAGAAGTTCCTCTCTCAAGACTTTCCTTTCACAGTTGAGGAATCCAGAAGACTGATGAAGTGTACAATTAATCTGGATTATTCTATAAAATACAAGATGGGCCTTCATCGTGGCATTAACAACCTTCAAAATGACTGGAAAACCACCATCGTAGAGAATAAAACTGAGACAATAGAAACCTTATGTATAGATAACACAATAGTGAAGGAAGTGGTTGAAGTGCAGGTTACTCAGTGTAACAATGACTCTGGGGAGGATACACAGGCGGAAAGGACTCAGTGTGAGAAAGAAGTATTTTGCTGCAGAGCTGAGATTCATCAGGAGAAGGGAGATGGTGTACCGGGAATTATGCAGGGAATACAGAGTAAACTTGATCGTGAGGAGCAATCCGTAGGAGATATGTCTGTAGAGCAGAACATGTTACAAGAAAACTTAGAGAATAATGACCTAAGTGAGATGGACAGCTTTATTACAAAGGATTCACCGGAAGAAGAAGGAACGCCATGGACATACAATCAACTTTACCAGATGCAAATAAAAGAATATAGAGAACGGGAAACTGTACTATAA